In a single window of the Scyliorhinus canicula chromosome 1, sScyCan1.1, whole genome shotgun sequence genome:
- the LOC119963040 gene encoding probable G-protein coupled receptor 139: MKLMELSTIEQTTFIYYHFLGIFGVPANFLTIVLLSRGGCGLSKGITLYLVGMTTADLMVIIFNVIIYYILWYYFPDSPLHYTSIESINEVINYMVVDCSVWLTVAFTVDRFVLICCQELRDKYCKEKTAAVVIVTVCVVFCFKNIPLYFAFEPVYIINNVEWVADFKPTYFTLPGWVTFDWIDIILNPLLPYFVILFLNALTVRHILMANRTRRALQGQQNSKNSDDPEMQSRRKSIILLFSISGTFIVLWMPAVVFFLISRITDRHYEPDQYSDPFLIGDYIADMFQLLSSCTNTCIYALAQTKFREKLRNAIMYPFTAIIECVKKTRTTGIETVGPS; this comes from the exons ATGAAATTAATGGAACTATCGACAATTGAACAGACAACTTTCATTTATTATCATTTTCTTGGAATCTTTGGAGTGCCTG CTAATTTCCTGACAATTGTGCTCCTGTCCCGAGGAGGCTGTGGTCTATCCAAAGGGATCACTCTTTACCTGGTGGGTATGACAACTGCGGACCTGATGGTCATTATTTTCAATGTGATAATCTATTACATACTTTGGTATTATTTCCCAGACTCACCTCTACACTACACATCCATTGAAAGTATTAATGAGGTTATAAACTATATGGTTGTTGACTGCTCTGTCTGGTTGACGGTGGCTTTCACTGTCGATCGCTTTGTCCTCATCTGTTGTCAAGAATTGAGAGACAAGTATTGCAAGGAGAAAACTGCAGCTGTGGTAATAGTGACCGTGTGTGTTGTGTTCTGCTTCAAAAACATCCccctgtattttgcttttgaaccTGTCTATATAATTAACAACGTGGAGTGGGTTGCTGATTTCAAACCAACTTACTTCACTTTGCCAGGATGGGTCACATTTGACTGGATTGATATTATCTTAAACCCCTTGTTGCCGTACTTTGTGATTCTATTTCTCAACGCTCTGACTGTTAGACACATTCTGATGGCTAATCGAACCCGCAGAGCACTGCAAGGTCAACAAAACAGCAAGAACAGCGATGATCCAGAGATGCAGAGTcgaaggaaatccatcattttactctTCTCCATTTCTGGTACTTTCATCGTGCTGTGGATGCCAGCTGTTGTATTTTTCCTCATTTCCAGAATTACAGACAGACATTACGAGCCAGATCAATACTCGGATCCCTTTCTTATCGGAGACTATATTGCAGATATGTTCCAACTGCTGAGCTCCTGTACAAACACGTGTATTTATGCGCTGGCCCAGACTAAATTCAGAGAGAAGTTGAGAAATGCAATCATGTATCCATTTACTGCGATTATTGAATGTGTCAAAAAAACAAGAACGACTGGAATTGAGACAGTAGGACCTTCCTAG